Part of the Salvelinus sp. IW2-2015 linkage group LG7, ASM291031v2, whole genome shotgun sequence genome, CACAAAATGTACAAAGGTGTTTCAAtataacaaaacaaatggagtgAGAATGATAAATAGGGGGAATGCGACACCACTGACATTATATGGGGTACAAATCAACACACTTGATTTTGGTGTTaaaggaaaaagcaaaccatgttGAATTTAATCAGAATGAGGGTGCGGGTGCCATTTTGGCTCTCTCCCCTCAATCCTTGTTTAGCTTTGACTCCAGGAAGTCCTGGATCTTGTTGATCTTCTCCTCCTGTTGGTCTAGCAGATCCAGGATGATGCCCATCGGGGACTTTTTCATGCCCACTCCCTCCATCTTATTCTCCAGTCTGTTCTTCATGTTGCGCAGCCTCAGAGACGCATGAACCAGGATCACTATAGGGAAGAAAGGCAGGATTAGTTTCCTACCCGTTCAGGATGTGCTATCCTCAATGGAGATTCCCATGGTAGCATGTTCCCATTTTGTCAGCTGGAAACATGTTGTAAAAGTGCACACGTGTGCCTTACTCTTACGCAGCTTCAACTGAGAAGGATAATTATTTTCCAGGTATGTTATTATGAAATACAATTGACTAACGGGTTAAGGAGAGGCATCTTTACTTCCCTCGTCAGAGATGCTGACTGCATGATGTAAGCCAGTAAATGTAGTGGAGTCTATAGTACAGACAGTACATAGCAACCACGTCGGCAGCCACAGGACAGCCCTCTTGGGATAGCCTGTGTCACATACTGACTGCCTCCTGTTTTTCCACCACAATGTTACAGTTGTTGCCTGTACTTTTCTCAGAACCACCAATTGCCCTAAACATTGTGTTCTGTACTGTGTATTTCAGACTGTAGCAGTTTGTCTAGGCCAGCATTTCACAACTCCAGTCTACTCCAACACCATAAACTTTTGTTGTAGCTCCGGACAAACTCACCTGAATCAACTTAacgagggcttgatgattagttgaataaGGTGTGCTCGTCCAGGGCTACAATTAAAATATGTACTGTttggggtactcgaggactggaattaGGAAACACTGGTCTAGGCTATTTATTTTCAAAACAGTGGCACATGCATTCTCCATATTGAACCCATAAAATCAGTGAgagtagttaaataaagggtaaataaaCAAATCTGTTTGCTCCATCTTCTGAGACTCATCCCCCATGTTTGCACCTACcccattcatagacgctaactGCTTTAGCATCTATTGACGATAGTATCTGCTGACCAGGGAACTTATGTTAAGAGCCCAGACTCTTGCTCTAAACATTAACACGCATCTCTTGCGTTGCGGcacggttttggaaacataagaaatgtatatttcatatcagcgagaaaagATTtaacaaaaaaaggttaaattactacacacctttattgggttagggttcccacatggccatatttccatgttacagcactTGTTAATGGAAAACAGACGGAAGATGGAGTGGACCATACTGCTTTAACAAAGTTTCAGTCAACAGTAactgtgtattttgcatttgtgaaataattttttatgtgatatgaaagtagaggtaTTTATGTTTCTTGGCAATACTTTCTTTGCTGTCGAGTCTGAAAAAAGATCTTAGAAATGTCTGTTTACAGTAGGGATGGGTGTTTAATGTTTGATTATTTGAGTACTCATGATTTTTTGGGGAGTATATTTTTAGAACACAAGGCCCACTATGGGGAAAAAGTTTTGCGCATTTATCTATActgcacaaaaatataaatgcaacaatataaaagattttactgagttacagttcatataaggaaatcagtcaattgaaataaattcataaggtcctcatctatggatttcacaactgggaatacagatatccatctgttcgtcacaaatacctttaaattaaaaaaaagaggtaggggcgtggatctggtgtgaccaccatttgcctcatgcagcgcgacacatttcCTTCTCATagaggtgatcaggctgttgattgtggactgtggaatgttgtcccactccttttcaatggctgtgcgaagttgctgaatattgatgggaactggaacacactatTGTACACttggatccagagcatcccaaacatgctcaatggttgacataTCTGATGAGTATgcttgttgcattcatatttttgtccagtgtatATTAAATCCATGTTATGTATGAGATATGCCTCTTGCATGTGTGTAGATGGTGGGCGTGTTGCATAGAAATTAATAGTTCCTGGAAAGATGCTGGGAAGTGCTAGATGTGCAGCagctaagatggtgaggaacAAAACATGGATTTCATATTTTTGAGGGGGTTCCGTTGATTTTTGCagaaccacctgcaactggaaACTGACATTTCTAAGATACTTCTTACACCAAATCGAAAATGAAGAAAGTATCGTCAAGGACAGGTTAGTTGAAAAATCTATGGTGGCAGTTTGTATGGGGCTTTCCTGTAACAGGattacaccctgatgaagacagcttggctgtcgaaacgttggatattacatttttgcatctgagctcctagagtgtgcggctctcctttattttcaagttttctactccgcttgccagcacctcgcctaaataggtgtgcgttctTTTTCTTCTAGCTTTCCTGTAACAGCCAGTAATGGACACCAAAAATCTTTGGTTATATCACATTATCTTGCGCACAATATGTAGCTAGTTTGCACCAGATTCCAATGGAGTTACCATTGCAAAAGGCCTGGAAGCTAGGATAAATCTACATGCTAGTTACTGTGTGCATACTTGTGCATTGTGTGACTATCAGGATTCTGACCCTATGGGCTGAATTCCCAGACACAGATAAAGCCTAGTCTTGTACAAAGATCTTAATCTGTGTCCAAAAAGCTGGCCCTATGAGTGTAGAATGTTTGAGACTCACACAACAAGGGAAAAGTAATGCCGAAAATGAAGACCATCACTCCACCACACAGCGACAGCAGGAAGTAGCTCGTTCCCATGACAGCGATGACAAACAGAGTGGGGTTCTtcttcttgaagttcttgatgaaatTCTTGTTCTCTCCTGCCCACACCGAGCCCATGAAGACCAGAGAGACCACCGCACCGCCCAGAAACATGCCAAGAGGGTTCAGAAACCTACACAACAGAAGGGAAACACAGATTACACAACCTCTAAATCCACTCAAACGCTATACATGGCAATGCAAAATAACAATTGGGGCtctaaaacacaaaacatgtaatGATGAGCACAACCTGGTGGCTGGAATAAGATCAACAcctttacattatttatttatttttatctgagCCATTTTCTAAAGTAATATCATAACTTTCAAGCTACTGTAGCTGCAATTTAGTAATTAGgatgcatacaaagctgttcCTCAGGTATCTTATCAATTGTATTAATAGCATACTTTGACATGGATCAGTGTGTGGCTGAGATAAGGACCCAACAGCTGGGAAAACTTGCAGCATCCATGTGGTGTCATTGTCAGGTCGACTCAAGAGACTATTACTATGTTCATCATGGCTCCCATGATTCAAAAAAATGTCACACACAGTTGCTGGCAGCTGATTCAGGAAGTGGTGTAATGACATTTGTTTTTAGCAGGCCAACTACAGTAGCTAATGCCAGACTCCATTCCAATTCCATGACATGACTGGATCTCTTATTTTGTCGTTGCAGtaatatgaaaatgtatatagGGACTGCGCATTGCTATGAATAAATGCCCATGACTGGCGCGTGGATCGGAATGCAGGCTAATCAAAGAAACGAGttatctatctagctagctatagcagCTGGGTGGATAATACTAGGAAGCTCGCGCTGTCATGCTGACTTACCCCACGATCAGGAAAACCACTATGGCCACGGCGAAATAATTGGTCTGATAGTATAACAAGTTGCTGATCACCCTGTTGTTCCATTTAGCTAAATCTCCGAAGTCGGGTTTTGCAAATCGATCAGCTCCTGGGAAGAAGTCATCCCATGGTCTAAGTGGTGCAAGCTCCATACTCGCCATCTCTGAGTTTCACTGCGCGAGTATTTTGACTGATCAGCTGATCAAATCAGTTCTCGTTCTTAGCAGTTCAGCTTCTCGCGAGAGTAGGACAAGCGCAGTAATGTTGATGTGAATCAAAATTACGTTGTGCTTCACCCAATTTTTTTATACAGTCTATGGCTTCACCTTATGCCGCGTTTAAAACAAATGGGAAGTcagaaatctccgacttccgagCATTAACGAACTCGGAAAAAACGAAATATCGTTTTGAACYgtcatccaactcagaatctCGAGCATCTTTCTATAGCTCCGACCTGAATATCACTGACGTGATGATTTGACCTCGGTTTTCctgagttctcagttgtcttgaaagcaccattataACTCAGTGTGCAAAATTTGAGCACATAATGCTAACGCAGGTTTGATTtttatgaatatacagtacaggCACTGGGGACATGGCAGCGTGAAAGTATGGCGGATGCTGAAGAGCCGTAAGTAACGTTACCAAAATAGATATTGTAGCTGACAGAAATATGCTGCTTTAAAACAAGCATTGAACCTTCTTTTATTCTCTCATTTTTAGGGAGAAGAAAAGAAGGAAAATAGAGGAGCTGACTGAGAAGTTAGTGACGAAATGCTTGAAACTGTCAGCAGTAGGTTTGAGTTGAGTTGCacaactagttagctagcatgGAGTGTGGAAATTCATTCATTCAACAATTTCAGTTTTGGAAATTGGCCCAATTCAAGTAGTTAGCTAGTTTACTATAACGATCAGGCAAATATTAGCTAGGAATAATAGGCCTAGTCAAAGTGTACCAAATCTAACCTCGGCCAGAGGCTCTAGCTCTGCAATATCAAAGAAGACCAGTTAGTtatggtaacgttagctagcccttgatcatgacgcTCAGTTCAACACAGATGAAAATCGGGTAACAAATAACGTTAGGTAACTTATCTAGTTTACCAGCCTGGagcattacacataagagtcaacATTAGACTAAGGCGTATTCTGTATGCGGTAGTTTTGTTAAGAGGTCgacgctcggtctgaacattaacacgcatcaCTTGTGGTACGATTTTGGAAGCATActgaccttatctttcatatcagtgagaaatCATTTTCAGAAAACACAAGGTTAAATTGATAAACacatggccatatctccatgttacagcgcttgtttacatTTATAAAATAGAGTCTGGCAGGATATTGACGTTTATGAGATGTAGTGGAGGATAAACGACGTTTACGCACCTTTTTAATTTAGTTAATTATCGTTTACACACTTATTATTGCGTTCCCAGCGTTGGTCAACACTCAGAAGGCTTCTTGATCTGAGTTCTAATCGCGCCTACATTTATGCTTATGGGGGGTGATACATGCCAGAATTAAGCCTCATGAAGCTACTGATACCTCTCACCAAGTCACCTAACGTCTTCCTAGAGCCATAAAATAACGCCATGAATTAACATGGACTGTCAATGGAGACAAGTTTGTTTCTAAGGCGTCAAACTGCCGACGCGATCACGACACGTACACGTCATGTGGACGTAGTGTTCACGTAGCATAACGTGTCACTGACAGGTCATGTGTCAGTTTGCGTGTAAGTTTATTATGAATGATTTTACCCCCAACAACTTAAAAACGTCTACATGTGTTACGTGTTAGTTTAAGTCTCTGTTTAGTATAGCAATTTAACTAGCCTAACGAAGGTCTTGCGCAGCCTAAACATCCCAGGAAAATGTGGATGGTTTATTAAATGCTCTACAATGTAGAGCTATGCCTAATGCAAAATACCAAAAAGTTTGAATTGGTATGGATCTATGCATAGACCAAACAGCTTAACAgaggccctaggaccatgcctcatgactacctggcctgatgtctccttgctgtccccagtccacctggtcttgctgctgctccagtttcaactgttctgcctgcggctatagaaccctgacctgttcaccggacgtgctacctgtcccagacctgctgttttcaactctcttagagacagcaggagcggtagagatactctgaatgattggctatgaaaagccaactgacatttaatcctgaggtgctgacctgttgcaccctctacaaccactgtgattattattatttgaccctgttggtcatctatgaacatttgaacatcttggccatgttctgttataatctccatccggcacagccagatgaggactggccacccctcatagcctggttcctctctaggttctggccatttctagggtgtttttccaagccactgtgcctctacacctgcattgcttgctgtttgggattttaggctgggtttctgtacagctgaTGTgagaagggatttataaatacatttgattgaacagATAACATTTATTATTCAGGAGAATCCCATTGAATCAGGCTATTAATTTCAGTGCAGGTGCGTTCTTACGCATATCCTTAGACTAAAAGGAACCGTAAACACCCCAGCCTGTTTTGATCACAGATCATGATGAAGCCTGAACATTTAAGCTGTTTGTCATTGATTTATCCCACAATTACCTACGGATTTGATACACATGAAGACCTATATTTAATCTGGAATTGACAAACAAAAGCCTGACTAGGATCCTGACTTTCCCCCACGTCATATTACCAATTAGGGTAAATGTATTCCTATTAATTTGCATAAGCTAACCTTTGCGATTTAATGTTATTTACCATCTTCTGCTTTTTATGAATAAACAGGCATCAGGGTAAACATAATATAATTTTaatgccccccccacacacacattaatgttacttaccttacagatcacaaaGTGAACTAATTTCCTCTCCATtaatatgcaaatacatttgattcatacactggcttgtctggctggcaTGTTTTCATTTTAAACAGGCATTCCCTTACCTACACTGAAATAATTTTAGTCCTCAATTATATGATTTTAAAAAGtcatagctcattagtacacccttgtggttgaatatatatctATTGTATGTCTTATGATACAATTAATAATGTTGAACTAACAAATACCATCAAGGGATGCAGTATATGCAATAATGCAGTATATGCAATAATGTTATATACAATTGTATTGTTTACATCAGTTAACTGCTGCAGTTCTCCTCCATATAGCAGGTGATAGAGTGAATACTCTGGAGGCCTGGACACTGCTGTGTGTGCAAAGATAATTACCTTCAGattgtctcaacgtcaacagtgaagaggtgactccaggatgctggccttctaggcagtctctctgtccagtgtctgtgttcttttgcccatcttaatcttttatttttattggccagtctgaaatatggctttttctttgtaactctgcctagaaggccagcatcctggagtcacctcttcactgttgatcttgagactggtgttttgcaagtactatttaatgaagctgccagttgaggacttgtgaggtgtctgtttctcaaactagacgctctaatgtacttgtcctcttgctcagttgtgcacctgggcctcccactcctctttctattttggttagagccagtttgtgctgttctgtgaagggagtagtacagtgTTGTgacagatcttcagtttcttggcaatttcttgcatggaatagccttcatttctcagaacaagaatagcctGAAGAAAgttatttcagaagaaagttatttgtttctggcaattttgtgcctgtaatcgaacccacaaatgctgatgctccagatactcaactagtctaaagaaggtcagttttattgcttctttaatcagcacaacattttcagctgtgctaacataattgaaaaagggttttctaatgatcaattagcctttttataATGATAAACTTGATTTAgcgaacacaacgtgccattggaactgAATAGCACCTATGAACTCCTGAAAGCCGTGGACACAACTCTTATTGGTTGTCTGATGTGGAACTGGTAAcaacacagtctgtgattggctAACAACATTTAGATCTGTATACAGCGAGGTAAGATATCATACCATGCCATGAGTTGTTGAGGGAAAGACAGAATATCTATAGAGTGGGCATCATCATTTCTAGGCCATTAGCGATAACAGGAAATACACAAGCCATAGGCTACACTATAGTTCAAGGTGGCTATGTCGGAATATCTGCTTGCACGGGAAAACTTGTACATTTTCTAACATTTATGGTTGAGAtttaattaatataaatataaactatgcACATTATGACTTTCATTAACACGCGATGCAGATGTCTCACAGACGTTAGTAAGGCGTTGGTATCATGTCAGGTGGTACGGTTGCCTAGGCTTATATATGTCCCTTATCACCCCCCCATAAATGCTCGTTATGTTCACCTGCTCCCTCAGATTACCTGGTTAGCAGCGCTTTCATTCACCACTCTGTCCAATGGGAAACTCCGCCCATAACATAGGCTGAGACGTGAAATTAACTACCTCAGCCCAGACCTAAAGTGGCAAGTGTCAGAGAAACCGCGGGAATTTTTTTGAAATCCCTCGACTCCTTCCGTGTCAAAAGACATCCCCCCCAAACAAACCCCCTGACTCTCTGGGAATGATTACACAGTTGTTAGAGTCGCTGATATTTCAGTCTGACGTCTAGCTAGCTCAAAGTACttaagtccttgaatttgacttgccactgtTTGTATGAAACCTGAATATTTTTGCTTatggaaatatatttcacagcagtttagatggtataatgattctctacactatacttgctttgtttgtcacacaaactgaaactattagaattttagcaaccaggaaatggcggagcgaatTCTGCTTAGTACACCTTTTAAAACAGCgtcgggattgtagttcacatgagccAGTCGTGGGAGACGCTAACCGCTGATAACTGTAGTAGGGATAATGCAGAATGCCACCTAGAGTTTTGGAGAGCTATTATGGTAGCCAGCTAGTTTCCATTAGCTAGTTAGCAGCAGCAACATCTGCTGCCAATGATGAAATCTGCAGCCTGAATTTTCACATATGATAATCGAAAAATGTAttaggtactagctagctagttatactAGGGAAATCATCATGATGTTAATGTACAGACCTAtgtctacctagctagctatctcatTTTGACTCATCAAACTTGTGGTAAAGGTTTGAATGATTTCTGATTGATATGTGCAGAAGAGCACCgtgtgttctctgtgtgcagAATGGCTGTAGATGGAGACAGTAGAGACTGGGATGGCCGATGGAACCATGTGAAGAAGTTCCTCGAGAGACCCGGCCCATTCACTCATCCTGACTTTGAGCCAAGCATTGAGGTAAGGAAGGAATAACAAATAGATAACTAATAACATATCCTTTATTTAGGGGATAGAGATAATCATTCACCAAACCAACTCTTTTATGTTCTCAGTCCCTTGGGTTCTTATTGGAGACATGCAAGATCCTGGTCATTGGAGCTGGAGGACTTGGGTGTGAGCTGCTCAAAAATCTGGTATGAGAGTTTATGTCCAGCATCCAGGTGCAAATGCATGCAAGCCTTTTGTTTCTTTGTCTGTTTCTGCACATCAAtatcttaaagtggaactgataGCGTTTGAACTACTTTGCATATGacattcccagtttatgcttcaaaaccaactttataagaagttttaaaaataggttatattttaaTCAAAATTCCATGACTTATAATAAGGCATTGtcagaatacagttgaagtcggaagtttacatacaccttctccaaatacatttaaacagagCTTcatggttgagatggtgttcttcggcttgcaagactccccctttttcctccaaacataacgatggtctttatgggcaaaacagttatttttgtttcatcagaccagaggacatttctccaaaaagtacaatatttgtccccatgtgcagttgcaaaccgtagactggctttttttaatggcggttttggagcagtggcttcttccttgctgagcggcctttcaggttatgtcgatataggactcgtcttactgtggatatagatacttttctacatgttccctccagcatctttacaaggtcctttgctgttgttctgggattgatttgcactttt contains:
- the LOC111966609 gene encoding PRA1 family protein 3; the encoded protein is MASMELAPLRPWDDFFPGADRFAKPDFGDLAKWNNRVISNLLYYQTNYFAVAIVVFLIVGFLNPLGMFLGGAVVSLVFMGSVWAGENKNFIKNFKKKNPTLFVIAVMGTSYFLLSLCGGVMVFIFGITFPLLLILVHASLRLRNMKNRLENKMEGVGMKKSPMGIILDLLDQQEEKINKIQDFLESKLNKD